A portion of the Flavobacteriales bacterium genome contains these proteins:
- a CDS encoding KpsF/GutQ family sugar-phosphate isomerase produces the protein KLIPFIKKQKIKLIGISGNPKSTLANHSDFHLNVKVHKEACPLELAPTSSTTATLAMGDAIAVALMKARKFKSEDFAQFHPGGSLGRKLLTTVDQVMFKEKLPLLKQGDPFSKIIDVMTKGRLGLAVVVNNKSIQGIITDGDLRRAMDKYKADLFEVSAGEIMTKNPKRISREMKLVEAEELMSKLKITSLLVEDKKQLVGIVQLYSITND, from the coding sequence AAGCTCATTCCCTTTATTAAAAAACAAAAAATAAAACTCATCGGCATCAGCGGTAATCCGAAAAGTACATTGGCCAATCATTCCGACTTTCATCTAAATGTAAAAGTGCATAAAGAGGCTTGTCCACTCGAATTAGCCCCCACCTCTTCCACCACTGCTACACTGGCCATGGGTGATGCTATTGCTGTGGCCTTGATGAAAGCGCGAAAATTCAAAAGCGAAGATTTTGCTCAATTTCATCCCGGCGGAAGTTTGGGAAGAAAATTACTGACCACCGTTGATCAGGTGATGTTCAAAGAAAAATTGCCCTTATTAAAACAAGGTGATCCGTTCAGTAAAATCATTGATGTAATGACGAAAGGTCGTTTGGGTTTAGCTGTAGTGGTAAACAATAAATCTATCCAGGGCATCATCACCGATGGTGATTTAAGAAGAGCTATGGATAAATACAAAGCGGACTTATTCGAAGTGAGTGCGGGAGAAATCATGACGAAAAATCCAAAGCGCATTTCTCGCGAAATGAAATTAGTGGAAGCGGAAGAATTAATGAGTAAACTAAAAATTACATCCTTACTGGTTGAAGACAAAAAACAACTGGTTGGAATTGTTCAATTATACAGTATTACCAATGACTGA
- the kdsA gene encoding 3-deoxy-8-phosphooctulonate synthase encodes MTELYQKIKSGKFLIAGPCIIENEKMVLDLAEQLKTIAEKTGFTYIFKASFDKANRTSVSSFRGNGMEEGLRILQKVKTEFGLPVTTDIHESDQAAIAGEVIDVLQIPAFLCRQTDLLVAAGNTGRIVNIKKAQFLSGAEMKFPVDKVKSTGNEKIMLTERGTMFGYNNLVVDFRNIVDMKSFGYPVCMDVTHSTQKPGGAGGKSGGNREYAPLLAAAAAAAGADGFFFEVHRNPDEALSDGPNMIPLSEFEALLQHHVLPHLKK; translated from the coding sequence ATGACTGAATTATATCAAAAAATTAAATCCGGAAAATTTCTGATTGCCGGTCCCTGCATTATTGAGAATGAAAAAATGGTGTTGGATCTGGCCGAACAATTAAAAACAATTGCAGAAAAAACCGGATTCACCTATATTTTTAAAGCATCTTTCGATAAAGCGAATCGCACCAGCGTAAGTTCGTTTCGCGGCAATGGAATGGAAGAAGGATTACGCATTTTACAAAAAGTAAAAACGGAATTCGGATTACCGGTAACTACCGATATTCACGAAAGCGACCAAGCTGCCATTGCTGGAGAAGTGATTGATGTTTTGCAAATACCTGCTTTTTTATGCCGACAAACCGATTTACTCGTAGCAGCAGGAAATACAGGCAGGATCGTAAACATCAAAAAAGCGCAGTTTTTATCGGGTGCAGAAATGAAATTTCCGGTGGATAAAGTAAAAAGCACCGGCAACGAAAAAATTATGCTCACCGAGCGGGGAACCATGTTTGGATATAACAACCTGGTGGTGGATTTCAGGAATATTGTGGACATGAAAAGTTTTGGTTATCCCGTATGCATGGACGTGACCCACTCCACACAAAAACCCGGAGGTGCAGGAGGTAAAAGTGGTGGTAACCGCGAATACGCACCCCTATTGGCAGCAGCAGCAGCAGCAGCGGGTGCCGACGGATTTTTCTTTGAAGTGCACCGCAATCCCGATGAAGCATTATCGGATGGTCCGAACATGATTCCACTTTCCGAATTTGAAGCCTTACTTCAACATCACGTGCTGCCGCATTTGAAAAAATAA